ACGTAACATCGTGTAATTCGTGATGCAGGTCTCACCACCCCCGGACGGGGGTGTCCCGAAGCGAAAGGTCTTGCGCGTGACGGCTGACGGAGGCGAGGCGGTCGAGATGCGGTCCGCGCTGCTGCGGCTGCGGCGCGGCACGGGGCTGCCCGTGGCCTTCGGCGGGCTCGTCGAGGGGCAGCGGCAGGTGCGGATCGCCGAGCTGACGGGCACGGGGACGCGTGCGCTGTGCGGTCTCGCGGTGTCGTCCGGGAACGGACTCGGCGGCAAGGCGGTCGCGCTCTCGCGTCCCTGCGCGGTCACCGACTACCACGACTCGCGCCACATCAGCCATGAGTACGACGTCGCGGTGGCCGCGGAGGGCCTGCGTTCGGTGCTCGCGGTGCCGGTGGTGGTACGGCGCAGGGTCCGGGGCGTCCTGTACGGGGCCCTGCGCTCGGCCCAGCCGCTGGGCGACCGGACGCTCTCGGCGGCGGTGGCGGCGGCGCGCGACGTGGAGCAGGCCCTTGTCGTACGGGACGAGGTGCACGCGCTCATCGCGGCGGCGCGGGAGCCGCAGGCCGGTGCCGGG
This Streptomyces sp. NBC_01283 DNA region includes the following protein-coding sequences:
- a CDS encoding response regulator transcription factor, whose product is MTADGGEAVEMRSALLRLRRGTGLPVAFGGLVEGQRQVRIAELTGTGTRALCGLAVSSGNGLGGKAVALSRPCAVTDYHDSRHISHEYDVAVAAEGLRSVLAVPVVVRRRVRGVLYGALRSAQPLGDRTLSAAVAAARDVEQALVVRDEVHALIAAAREPQAGAGAAWEQVREAHGALRELAPRIADPALRADILAVCGRLASAATVPQGRERSVSLAPREVDVLVCVAGGVTNAVAAERLGLRPETVKGYLRAAMRKLGAHTRLEAVVAARRAGLLP